ACCCGCGCGGCACCCGCAGCGGCTTGATCCGGCGCAGCTGCCGGGCCATCGGGATGCTGAAGATGATGATCGAGAAGCTGCCGAGGCCGAGCGCCCACCAGAGCGGGAAGAACCCGACCAGCGCGACGAAGGGCCAGTACTGCGGCAGGCGCAGCCCGTGCGAGCGCAGCGCCCGGGTCAGCCACGGTCCGGTGCGGTGCGCGCTGTGCGCGGCGGTGTCGCCCGGGCCGCGGTCGCTGGGCCGGAACGGCCGGTCGACGGTGCTCGTCACGTGGCCACCTGCTGGGAACCGGGGGGCATGAGCACGACCCAGGTCGAGCCGGCCGCGAACCGCAGCGGCACCGACGCGTGGTCGACATAGCTGGTCACGCCCGGGACGGACCGCTTGATCCAGGTGCAGGGCGTGTACGTCGTCCCGGAGAACGCGTAGCAGCTGCCGGTACCGAGCACGCGGGCACTCTGCGCGTCCCGGTCCGGGTCGCGCAACCGCACCGCCTTGTACTCGACGGTCTGCACGATGAGGTTGCTCACCGCGACCCCCGGCGTCCCGGCCCGGGTCCACCGTTTCGCCGCGGCCGAGTACGTCCAGGTCTCGGCCGCCCCGCCCGGCGCGGTCAGGGTCACCGCGGAGGCGCTGCGCTTCAGGCTGGTGGTGAACGCGTCCCCGGTCGAGGCGTACGACAGCACCTGGGTCGGCGGCAGGGAGCCGGCCGGAGCGGCGGCCAGCACGGTGCTGGTCGAGGTCGTCGAGCCCGAGCTGACCTGGGCGATCCTGGCCTTGGCCAGCAGCTCCTCGACGCCGCTGGCGCCGCCGGTGTTGGCGTAGACCGGGCGCAGCATCGGCAGCAGCTGCGGGTCCAGCGGCCGGACGCTGCCGACCGGGCCGATGTCGGTGGCGTCCCGGGACTGGAAGACCGCGACCACGCGCGGCCCCCTCGGCGTCTCGTACTCCTGGTAGACGAGGTCGGCCTTGTCCAGGCCGACGGCACCGGACAGCGGCAGCGACACCACGACCGCCGGCCGCTTCGCCACCGCGGCCGAGACC
The window above is part of the Mycobacteriales bacterium genome. Proteins encoded here:
- a CDS encoding DUF3048 domain-containing protein, which encodes MSRAKTLLPLGAVLLVAACGGSPTVSLQPASPASPVPTTAAATTAAAPSTAADTPLAPLTATPVSAAVAKRPAVVVSLPLSGAVGLDKADLVYQEYETPRGPRVVAVFQSRDATDIGPVGSVRPLDPQLLPMLRPVYANTGGASGVEELLAKARIAQVSSGSTTSTSTVLAAAPAGSLPPTQVLSYASTGDAFTTSLKRSASAVTLTAPGGAAETWTYSAAAKRWTRAGTPGVAVSNLIVQTVEYKAVRLRDPDRDAQSARVLGTGSCYAFSGTTYTPCTWIKRSVPGVTSYVDHASVPLRFAAGSTWVVLMPPGSQQVAT